Proteins co-encoded in one Dreissena polymorpha isolate Duluth1 chromosome 12, UMN_Dpol_1.0, whole genome shotgun sequence genomic window:
- the LOC127853131 gene encoding NAD-dependent protein deacylase sirtuin-6-like isoform X1 — translation MEALKTSLKCCLKDCSDSSALDQHVAVKTVLSIENGKSSLKSKFMVRWKTNGEAEFHKACWDQIYLLARARTKQGIISLTKEEKAMIKIAAESAEMFDSFQHIKHAAGTAASWIRDSNQLVVFTGAGISTSAGIGDYRGKAGKWTEEDQIHAMAAESKEPVSKKAKLDADAENDSTCDLEEGVPYEKLRPTYTHEALKKLHKDGYLKYVISQNGDGLHRLSGISAKDISELHGNVFIETCEKCKKIFERPYYVLDDESSQYYEEIEDFGKSHVKKKKYAKKCTLCGLSHRTGRRCDDKKCDGYLQDTIINFRDHLDESTLVKAEEMCRQCDVMLCLGTTLQVTPACDLVKNLTSRDRLIICNRQETPLDRQFQGPRANGCRVFGNCDVFIREMMGNLYQAADLAQWESERETRLAEYDISRA, via the exons ATGGAAGCTCTTAAAACTTCTTTAAAATGTTGCCTTAAAGACTGCAGCGACTCCAGTGCTCTTGACCAACATGTGGCTGTAAAAACAGTGTTGAGTATTGAAAATGGCAAGTCGTCATTAAAGTCTAAATTTATGGTCAGATGGAAGACAAATGGAGAAGCTGAATTTCATAAAGCTTGCTGGGATCAGATATATTTACTGGCAAG AGCACGTACAAAGCAGGGAATAATTAGTTTGACCAAGGAAGAGAAGGCTATGATTAAAATTGCAGCAGAGTCTGCAGAAATGTTCGACAGCTtccaacatataaaacatgccgCAGGCACAGCTGCTAGTTGGATCCGTGATTCAAATCAACTAGTGGTTTTCACAg GTGCAGGAATTTCAACGTCAGCTGGTATAGGGGATTATCGAGGCAAGGCAGGTAAATGGACAGaggaagatcagatacatgctaTGGCAGCTGAATCTAAAGAGCCAGTTTCTAAGAAAGCAAAACTTGATGCTGATGCTGAAAATGATTCCACTTGTGATCTGGAAG AAGGTGTTCCATATGAGAAGCTGCGTCCAACGTACACTCACGAGGCATTGAAGAAACTTCACAAAGATGGATATTTGAAGTATGTGATCAGTCAGAATGGAGATGGTTTGCATCGGCTGTCTGGGATCTCTGCAAAAGACATTTCAGAGCTGCATGGCAATGTCTTCATTGAAACTTGCGAGAAGTGTAAGAAGATATTTGAGAGACCGTATTACGTCCTAGACGATGAATCCAGCCAGTACTATGAAGAGATCGAAGACTTTGGCAAATCCCATGTTAAGAAAAAGAAGTATGCTAAAAAATGTACACTGTGTGGTCTTAGTCACAGGACTGGCCGAAGATGTGATGATAAG aaatgtgATGGATATTTGCAAGACACCATAATCAACTTTAGGGACCACTTGGATGAGTCTACGCTTGTGAAGGCCGAGGAAATGTGTAGGCAGTGTGATGTGATGCTCTGTCTGGGAACCACGTTACAAGTGACACCAGCCTGTGATCTTGTGAAAAACTTGACGTCACGAGATCGGCTTATCATCTGTAACAG ACAGGAGACACCCCTGGATAGGCAGTTTCAAGGTCCCAGGGCCAATGGATGCAGGGTGTTTGGCAACTGTGATGTCTTCATTAGGGAGATGATGGGAAACCTCTACCAGGCAGCAGACTTGGCCCAATGGGAGTCCGAGAGGGAAACAAGACTAGCCGAATACGACATAAGTAGAGCATAG
- the LOC127853131 gene encoding uncharacterized protein LOC127853131 isoform X4 has protein sequence MEALKTSLKCCLKDCSDSSALDQHVAVKTVLSIENGKSSLKSKFMVRWKTNGEAEFHKACWDQIYLLARARTKQGIISLTKEEKAMIKIAAESAEMFDSFQHIKHAAGTAASWIRDSNQLVVFTGAGISTSAGIGDYRGKAGKWTEEDQIHAMAAESKEPVSKKAKLDADAENDSTCDLEEGVPYEKLRPTYTHEALKKLHKDGYLKYVISQNGDGLHRLSGISAKDISELHGNVFIETCEKCKKIFERPYYVLDDESSQYYEEIEDFGKSHVKKKKYAKKCTLCGLSHRTGRRCDDKGPLG, from the exons ATGGAAGCTCTTAAAACTTCTTTAAAATGTTGCCTTAAAGACTGCAGCGACTCCAGTGCTCTTGACCAACATGTGGCTGTAAAAACAGTGTTGAGTATTGAAAATGGCAAGTCGTCATTAAAGTCTAAATTTATGGTCAGATGGAAGACAAATGGAGAAGCTGAATTTCATAAAGCTTGCTGGGATCAGATATATTTACTGGCAAG AGCACGTACAAAGCAGGGAATAATTAGTTTGACCAAGGAAGAGAAGGCTATGATTAAAATTGCAGCAGAGTCTGCAGAAATGTTCGACAGCTtccaacatataaaacatgccgCAGGCACAGCTGCTAGTTGGATCCGTGATTCAAATCAACTAGTGGTTTTCACAg GTGCAGGAATTTCAACGTCAGCTGGTATAGGGGATTATCGAGGCAAGGCAGGTAAATGGACAGaggaagatcagatacatgctaTGGCAGCTGAATCTAAAGAGCCAGTTTCTAAGAAAGCAAAACTTGATGCTGATGCTGAAAATGATTCCACTTGTGATCTGGAAG AAGGTGTTCCATATGAGAAGCTGCGTCCAACGTACACTCACGAGGCATTGAAGAAACTTCACAAAGATGGATATTTGAAGTATGTGATCAGTCAGAATGGAGATGGTTTGCATCGGCTGTCTGGGATCTCTGCAAAAGACATTTCAGAGCTGCATGGCAATGTCTTCATTGAAACTTGCGAGAAGTGTAAGAAGATATTTGAGAGACCGTATTACGTCCTAGACGATGAATCCAGCCAGTACTATGAAGAGATCGAAGACTTTGGCAAATCCCATGTTAAGAAAAAGAAGTATGCTAAAAAATGTACACTGTGTGGTCTTAGTCACAGGACTGGCCGAAGATGTGATGATAAG GGACCACTTGGATGA
- the LOC127853131 gene encoding NAD-dependent protein deacylase sirtuin-6-like isoform X2 — MEALKTSLKCCLKDCSDSSALDQHVAVKTVLSIENGKSSLKSKFMVRWKTNGEAEFHKACWDQIYLLARARTKQGIISLTKEEKAMIKIAAESAEMFDSFQHIKHAAGTAASWIRDSNQLVVFTGAGISTSAGIGDYRGKAGKWTEEDQIHAMAAESKEPVSKKAKLDADAENDSTCDLEGVPYEKLRPTYTHEALKKLHKDGYLKYVISQNGDGLHRLSGISAKDISELHGNVFIETCEKCKKIFERPYYVLDDESSQYYEEIEDFGKSHVKKKKYAKKCTLCGLSHRTGRRCDDKKCDGYLQDTIINFRDHLDESTLVKAEEMCRQCDVMLCLGTTLQVTPACDLVKNLTSRDRLIICNRQETPLDRQFQGPRANGCRVFGNCDVFIREMMGNLYQAADLAQWESERETRLAEYDISRA, encoded by the exons ATGGAAGCTCTTAAAACTTCTTTAAAATGTTGCCTTAAAGACTGCAGCGACTCCAGTGCTCTTGACCAACATGTGGCTGTAAAAACAGTGTTGAGTATTGAAAATGGCAAGTCGTCATTAAAGTCTAAATTTATGGTCAGATGGAAGACAAATGGAGAAGCTGAATTTCATAAAGCTTGCTGGGATCAGATATATTTACTGGCAAG AGCACGTACAAAGCAGGGAATAATTAGTTTGACCAAGGAAGAGAAGGCTATGATTAAAATTGCAGCAGAGTCTGCAGAAATGTTCGACAGCTtccaacatataaaacatgccgCAGGCACAGCTGCTAGTTGGATCCGTGATTCAAATCAACTAGTGGTTTTCACAg GTGCAGGAATTTCAACGTCAGCTGGTATAGGGGATTATCGAGGCAAGGCAGGTAAATGGACAGaggaagatcagatacatgctaTGGCAGCTGAATCTAAAGAGCCAGTTTCTAAGAAAGCAAAACTTGATGCTGATGCTGAAAATGATTCCACTTGTGATCTGGAAG GTGTTCCATATGAGAAGCTGCGTCCAACGTACACTCACGAGGCATTGAAGAAACTTCACAAAGATGGATATTTGAAGTATGTGATCAGTCAGAATGGAGATGGTTTGCATCGGCTGTCTGGGATCTCTGCAAAAGACATTTCAGAGCTGCATGGCAATGTCTTCATTGAAACTTGCGAGAAGTGTAAGAAGATATTTGAGAGACCGTATTACGTCCTAGACGATGAATCCAGCCAGTACTATGAAGAGATCGAAGACTTTGGCAAATCCCATGTTAAGAAAAAGAAGTATGCTAAAAAATGTACACTGTGTGGTCTTAGTCACAGGACTGGCCGAAGATGTGATGATAAG aaatgtgATGGATATTTGCAAGACACCATAATCAACTTTAGGGACCACTTGGATGAGTCTACGCTTGTGAAGGCCGAGGAAATGTGTAGGCAGTGTGATGTGATGCTCTGTCTGGGAACCACGTTACAAGTGACACCAGCCTGTGATCTTGTGAAAAACTTGACGTCACGAGATCGGCTTATCATCTGTAACAG ACAGGAGACACCCCTGGATAGGCAGTTTCAAGGTCCCAGGGCCAATGGATGCAGGGTGTTTGGCAACTGTGATGTCTTCATTAGGGAGATGATGGGAAACCTCTACCAGGCAGCAGACTTGGCCCAATGGGAGTCCGAGAGGGAAACAAGACTAGCCGAATACGACATAAGTAGAGCATAG
- the LOC127853131 gene encoding uncharacterized protein LOC127853131 isoform X3 has translation MEKLNFIKLAGIRYIYWQGAGISTSAGIGDYRGKAGKWTEEDQIHAMAAESKEPVSKKAKLDADAENDSTCDLEEGVPYEKLRPTYTHEALKKLHKDGYLKYVISQNGDGLHRLSGISAKDISELHGNVFIETCEKCKKIFERPYYVLDDESSQYYEEIEDFGKSHVKKKKYAKKCTLCGLSHRTGRRCDDKKCDGYLQDTIINFRDHLDESTLVKAEEMCRQCDVMLCLGTTLQVTPACDLVKNLTSRDRLIICNRQETPLDRQFQGPRANGCRVFGNCDVFIREMMGNLYQAADLAQWESERETRLAEYDISRA, from the exons ATGGAGAAGCTGAATTTCATAAAGCTTGCTGGGATCAGATATATTTACTGGCAAG GTGCAGGAATTTCAACGTCAGCTGGTATAGGGGATTATCGAGGCAAGGCAGGTAAATGGACAGaggaagatcagatacatgctaTGGCAGCTGAATCTAAAGAGCCAGTTTCTAAGAAAGCAAAACTTGATGCTGATGCTGAAAATGATTCCACTTGTGATCTGGAAG AAGGTGTTCCATATGAGAAGCTGCGTCCAACGTACACTCACGAGGCATTGAAGAAACTTCACAAAGATGGATATTTGAAGTATGTGATCAGTCAGAATGGAGATGGTTTGCATCGGCTGTCTGGGATCTCTGCAAAAGACATTTCAGAGCTGCATGGCAATGTCTTCATTGAAACTTGCGAGAAGTGTAAGAAGATATTTGAGAGACCGTATTACGTCCTAGACGATGAATCCAGCCAGTACTATGAAGAGATCGAAGACTTTGGCAAATCCCATGTTAAGAAAAAGAAGTATGCTAAAAAATGTACACTGTGTGGTCTTAGTCACAGGACTGGCCGAAGATGTGATGATAAG aaatgtgATGGATATTTGCAAGACACCATAATCAACTTTAGGGACCACTTGGATGAGTCTACGCTTGTGAAGGCCGAGGAAATGTGTAGGCAGTGTGATGTGATGCTCTGTCTGGGAACCACGTTACAAGTGACACCAGCCTGTGATCTTGTGAAAAACTTGACGTCACGAGATCGGCTTATCATCTGTAACAG ACAGGAGACACCCCTGGATAGGCAGTTTCAAGGTCCCAGGGCCAATGGATGCAGGGTGTTTGGCAACTGTGATGTCTTCATTAGGGAGATGATGGGAAACCTCTACCAGGCAGCAGACTTGGCCCAATGGGAGTCCGAGAGGGAAACAAGACTAGCCGAATACGACATAAGTAGAGCATAG
- the LOC127853131 gene encoding uncharacterized protein LOC127853131 isoform X5, translating to MKHVQNVYLDNIKAMFVSRGVENWATWVNILQLVYLEPIMALLFMKLIEGVPYEKLRPTYTHEALKKLHKDGYLKYVISQNGDGLHRLSGISAKDISELHGNVFIETCEKCKKIFERPYYVLDDESSQYYEEIEDFGKSHVKKKKYAKKCTLCGLSHRTGRRCDDKKCDGYLQDTIINFRDHLDESTLVKAEEMCRQCDVMLCLGTTLQVTPACDLVKNLTSRDRLIICNRQETPLDRQFQGPRANGCRVFGNCDVFIREMMGNLYQAADLAQWESERETRLAEYDISRA from the exons ATGAAAcatgttcagaatgtttatcttgacaatatcaaggccatgTTTGTGTCTCGTGGGGTAGAAAACTGGGCCACTTGGGTGAATATTTTACAATTGGTGTACCTTGAACCCATCATGGCacttttgtttatgaaattaattg AAGGTGTTCCATATGAGAAGCTGCGTCCAACGTACACTCACGAGGCATTGAAGAAACTTCACAAAGATGGATATTTGAAGTATGTGATCAGTCAGAATGGAGATGGTTTGCATCGGCTGTCTGGGATCTCTGCAAAAGACATTTCAGAGCTGCATGGCAATGTCTTCATTGAAACTTGCGAGAAGTGTAAGAAGATATTTGAGAGACCGTATTACGTCCTAGACGATGAATCCAGCCAGTACTATGAAGAGATCGAAGACTTTGGCAAATCCCATGTTAAGAAAAAGAAGTATGCTAAAAAATGTACACTGTGTGGTCTTAGTCACAGGACTGGCCGAAGATGTGATGATAAG aaatgtgATGGATATTTGCAAGACACCATAATCAACTTTAGGGACCACTTGGATGAGTCTACGCTTGTGAAGGCCGAGGAAATGTGTAGGCAGTGTGATGTGATGCTCTGTCTGGGAACCACGTTACAAGTGACACCAGCCTGTGATCTTGTGAAAAACTTGACGTCACGAGATCGGCTTATCATCTGTAACAG ACAGGAGACACCCCTGGATAGGCAGTTTCAAGGTCCCAGGGCCAATGGATGCAGGGTGTTTGGCAACTGTGATGTCTTCATTAGGGAGATGATGGGAAACCTCTACCAGGCAGCAGACTTGGCCCAATGGGAGTCCGAGAGGGAAACAAGACTAGCCGAATACGACATAAGTAGAGCATAG